A genomic region of Ictalurus furcatus strain D&B chromosome 29, Billie_1.0, whole genome shotgun sequence contains the following coding sequences:
- the LOC128604162 gene encoding solute carrier family 12 member 6-like isoform X3 produces MRFGPTKSPQMGTFMGVYLPCLQNIFGVILFLRLTWVVGTAGVLQALCIVFICCCCTMLTAISMSAIATNGMVPAGGSYFMISRSLGPEFGGAVGLCFYLGTTFAGSMYILGAIEILLMYMAPSAAIFYSQQPEGEAAAMLNNMRVYGSIFLLLMSLLVFVGVKYVNKLASLFLACVILSILSIYTGALVSAFSPPSFPVCMLGNRSISRHELHDDLCAKTVLTDSNINVNISENFNGTEAPPFTPSKVEKTTNLWLRFCNSSKLNAACDEYFMNNNVTKIEGIPGLASGVIAENLWSSYHSKGDLLEQGSNPTPSSASTYPSHHLPYIFVDITTSFTLLVGIFFPSVTGIMAGSNRSGDLKDAQRSIPIGTILAILTTSLVYLSSVVLFGACVKGVLLRDKFGDSVKGNLVVGTLAWPSPWVIVIGSFFSTCGAGLQSLTGAPRLLQAIAKDNIIPFLRVFGHGKANGEPTWALLLTAFIAELGILIASLDLVAPILSMFFLMCYLFVNLACALQTLLRTPNWRPRFSYYHWTLSFLGMVICLALMFISSWYYAIVAMVIASMIYKYIEYNGAEKEWGDGIRGLSLSAARFALLRLEEGPPHTKNWRPQLLVLLKLDEDAHVKSPRLLTFASQLKAGKGLTIVGTVITGNFLYAYGESLAAEQTLKHLMEKERVKGFVQCIVAQKLREGISHMIQSSGLGGMRPNAVVMGWPHAWRQNEDPQSWKTFINTVRLTTAAHLALMVPKNISLFPTNSEPNTDGYIDVWWIVHDGGMLMLLPFLLRQHKVWRKCGMRIFTVAQMEDNSIQMKKDLATFLYHLRIEAEVEVVEMHDSDISAYTYERTLMMEQRSQMLRQMRLSKSDRDREVLFCGEETVNCSPIHSAERSNNYEDRGSESEGETEKNRAQLVKDRNSMLRLTSIGSDDDDDTDGGTEKFSGAAENRRVHMTWTKDKALELRAQAHIPSGCSTPEGFRDMLSIRPDHSNVRRMHTAVKLNEVIVNKSHDARLVLLNMPGPPKNPEGDENYMEFLEVLTEGLERVLLVRGGGSEVITIYS; encoded by the exons cCGGGGGTTCGTATTTTATGATCTCGCGTTCTTTGGGCCCAGAGTTTGGGGGCGCGGTTGGTTTGTGTTTTTACCTCGGCACCACCTTCGCTGGGTCCATGTACATCCTCGGAGCCATCGAGATCTTGCTG aTGTACATGGCTCCATCAGCTGCCATCTTTTACTCCCAGCAGCCCGAGGGCGAAGCGGCGGCCATGTTGAACAACATGCGTGTCTACGGCTCTATTTTCTTGCTGCTGATGTCGCTTCTGGTCTTTGTAGGAGTCAAATACGTAAACAAGTTGGCGTCGTTATTTCTGGCCTGCGTCATCCTTTCTATCCTCTCCATCTATACCGGCGCTCTGGTCTCCGCCTTCAGTCCACCTTCCTTCCC AGTGTGCATGCTGGGCAACCGGAGCATCTCTCGACATGAGCTCCACGACGATCTGTGTGCGAAAACAGTTCTGACCGATTCCAACATCAACGTCAACATTAGTGAAAACTTCAACGGCACAGAAGCCCCTCCTTTTACTCCATCAAAGGTGGAGAAGACAACAAATCTGTGGTTGCGTTTTTGTAATTCGTCGAAGCTGAACGCAGCGTGCGACGAGTATTTCATGAACAACAACGTCACGAAGATCGAGGGAATACCGGGCCTCGCTAGCGGTGTTATTGCAG AGAACCTTTGGAGTTCATACCACAGCAAAGGAGATCTTCTGGAGCAAGGTTCAAACCCCACCCCCAGCTCGGCCTCCACATACCCCAGCCACCACCTTCCGTACATCTTTGTCGACATCACCACATCCTTTACACTGCTGGTGGGAATCTTCTTCCCGTCTGTGACAG GTATCATGGCAGGCTCAAATCGCTCCGGGGATCTGAAGGACGCCCAGCGCTCTATTCCCATCGGAACGATTCTAGCCATCCTCACCACCTCTCTTGTCT ATCTGAGCAGCGTGGTGCTGTTTGGGGCGTGTGTGAAGGGAGTGCTTCTCCGAGACAA GTTTGGTGACTCAGTGAAAGGCAACTTGGTTGTAGGTACACTGGCGTGGCCGTCCCCCTGGGTCATCGTGATCGGATCTTTTTTCTCGACGTGCGGCGCAGGCCTTCAGTCACTGACCGGCGCCCCGAGATTGCTGCAGGCCATCGCTAAAGATAACATCATCCCCTTCCTTAGA GTGTTTGGTCACGGTAAAGCTAATGGAGAGCCTACATGGGCTCTGCTGCTAACTGCCTTCATCGCTGAGCTGGGCATCCTCATCGCTTCGCTGGACTTGGTCGCCCCTATTCTTTCCAT GTTTTTCCTGATGTGTTATCTGTTTGTGAATCTAGCATGCGCTCTTCAGACTTTGCTGAGGACCCCCAACTGGAGACCTCGTTTCTCCTATTATCACTg gacGCTCTCGTTTTTGGGGATGGTCATTTGCCTGGCGCTAATGTTCATTTCATCGTGGTACTACGCAATCGTCGCCATGGTGATCGCCAGCATGATTTATAAGTACATCGAGTATAACGG ggcaGAGAAAGAGTGGGGAGATGGAATTAGAGGTCTCTCTCTGAGTGCAGCTCGATTTGCCCTGCTCAGACTAGAGGAGGGGCCACCACACACCAAGAACTGGAG acctCAGCTGCTGGTTTTGCTGAAGCTAGACGAAGACGCTCACGTTAAATCTCCACGCCTGCTGACGTTCGCCTCTCAGCTGAAGGCTGGGAAAGGTTTAACCATCGTGGGCACCGTCATTACCGGAAACTTCCTTTACGCTTACGGCGAGTCGCTTGCCGCTGAACAG acGCTGAAGCACCTGATGGAAAAGGAGCGGGTGAAGGGGTTTGTACAGTGCATTGTGGCACAAAAGCTACGCGAAGGCATCAGTCACATGATCCAGTCAAGCGGCCTGGGCGGCATGCGACCAAACGCGGTGGTGATGGGTTGGCCACACGCCTGGAGACAGAACGAAGACCCGCAAAGCTGGAAAACCTTCATCA ACACCGTGCGCTTGACGACAGCAGCGCACCTCGCTCTAATGGTGCCCAAgaacatctctctctttcccacgAACAGCGAGCCGAACACAGACGGTTACATCGACGTGTGGTGGATCGTGCACGATGGAGGCATGCTCATGCTGCTGCCCTTCCTACTGCGGCAACACAAG GTTTGGCGTAAATGCGGGATGCGCATCTTCACTGTGGCTCAGATGGAGGATAACTCTATACAGATGAAAAAGGACCTGGCCACCTTCCTTTACCACCTGCGCATAGAGGCTGAAGTCGAGGTGGTAGAGATG catGACAGTGATATCAGTGCTTATACATATGAGAGAACCCTGATGATGGAACAGCGATCTCAAATGCTCCGCCAGATGCGCCTCTCCAAATCAGACCGAGACAGAGAG GTATTATTTTGTGGAGAGGAGACTGTCAACTGCAGCCCCATACATAGTGCAGAGAGAAGCAATAATTATGAAGACAGAGGGAGTGAAAGTGAGGGCGAGACAGAGAAAaataga gcacaGCTGGTAAAGGACAGGAACTCGATGCTGCGCTTGACGAGTATTGGCTCCGATGATGACGACGACACCGATGGCGGGACAGAGAAATTTAGCGGAGCTGCTGAGAACAGGCGTGTCCACATGACCTGGACTAAAGACAAAGCACTGGAACTGCGTGCGCAAGCGCACATTCCCTCCGGCTGCAGCACACCCGAGGGCTTCAGAGACATGCTCAGTATCCGGCC GGATCATTCTAATGTCCGGCGCATGCACACAGCAGTCAAACTCAACGAGGTCATCGTAAATAAATCCCATGATGCCCGGCTGGTCCTGCTCAACATGCCAGGACCACCCAAGAACCCAGAGGGAGACGAAAACT ATATGGAGTTTTTGGAGGTTCTGACCGAAGGCCTGGAGCGCGTCCTGTTGGTCAGGGGTGGAGGAAGTGAGGTCATCACCATTTATTCTTGA
- the LOC128604162 gene encoding solute carrier family 12 member 6-like isoform X5, translated as MEWYQMYMAPSAAIFYSQQPEGEAAAMLNNMRVYGSIFLLLMSLLVFVGVKYVNKLASLFLACVILSILSIYTGALVSAFSPPSFPVCMLGNRSISRHELHDDLCAKTVLTDSNINVNISENFNGTEAPPFTPSKVEKTTNLWLRFCNSSKLNAACDEYFMNNNVTKIEGIPGLASGVIAENLWSSYHSKGDLLEQGSNPTPSSASTYPSHHLPYIFVDITTSFTLLVGIFFPSVTGIMAGSNRSGDLKDAQRSIPIGTILAILTTSLVYLSSVVLFGACVKGVLLRDKFGDSVKGNLVVGTLAWPSPWVIVIGSFFSTCGAGLQSLTGAPRLLQAIAKDNIIPFLRVFGHGKANGEPTWALLLTAFIAELGILIASLDLVAPILSMFFLMCYLFVNLACALQTLLRTPNWRPRFSYYHWTLSFLGMVICLALMFISSWYYAIVAMVIASMIYKYIEYNGAEKEWGDGIRGLSLSAARFALLRLEEGPPHTKNWRPQLLVLLKLDEDAHVKSPRLLTFASQLKAGKGLTIVGTVITGNFLYAYGESLAAEQTLKHLMEKERVKGFVQCIVAQKLREGISHMIQSSGLGGMRPNAVVMGWPHAWRQNEDPQSWKTFINTVRLTTAAHLALMVPKNISLFPTNSEPNTDGYIDVWWIVHDGGMLMLLPFLLRQHKVWRKCGMRIFTVAQMEDNSIQMKKDLATFLYHLRIEAEVEVVEMHDSDISAYTYERTLMMEQRSQMLRQMRLSKSDRDREVLFCGEETVNCSPIHSAERSNNYEDRGSESEGETEKNRAQLVKDRNSMLRLTSIGSDDDDDTDGGTEKFSGAAENRRVHMTWTKDKALELRAQAHIPSGCSTPEGFRDMLSIRPDHSNVRRMHTAVKLNEVIVNKSHDARLVLLNMPGPPKNPEGDENYMEFLEVLTEGLERVLLVRGGGSEVITIYS; from the exons aTGTACATGGCTCCATCAGCTGCCATCTTTTACTCCCAGCAGCCCGAGGGCGAAGCGGCGGCCATGTTGAACAACATGCGTGTCTACGGCTCTATTTTCTTGCTGCTGATGTCGCTTCTGGTCTTTGTAGGAGTCAAATACGTAAACAAGTTGGCGTCGTTATTTCTGGCCTGCGTCATCCTTTCTATCCTCTCCATCTATACCGGCGCTCTGGTCTCCGCCTTCAGTCCACCTTCCTTCCC AGTGTGCATGCTGGGCAACCGGAGCATCTCTCGACATGAGCTCCACGACGATCTGTGTGCGAAAACAGTTCTGACCGATTCCAACATCAACGTCAACATTAGTGAAAACTTCAACGGCACAGAAGCCCCTCCTTTTACTCCATCAAAGGTGGAGAAGACAACAAATCTGTGGTTGCGTTTTTGTAATTCGTCGAAGCTGAACGCAGCGTGCGACGAGTATTTCATGAACAACAACGTCACGAAGATCGAGGGAATACCGGGCCTCGCTAGCGGTGTTATTGCAG AGAACCTTTGGAGTTCATACCACAGCAAAGGAGATCTTCTGGAGCAAGGTTCAAACCCCACCCCCAGCTCGGCCTCCACATACCCCAGCCACCACCTTCCGTACATCTTTGTCGACATCACCACATCCTTTACACTGCTGGTGGGAATCTTCTTCCCGTCTGTGACAG GTATCATGGCAGGCTCAAATCGCTCCGGGGATCTGAAGGACGCCCAGCGCTCTATTCCCATCGGAACGATTCTAGCCATCCTCACCACCTCTCTTGTCT ATCTGAGCAGCGTGGTGCTGTTTGGGGCGTGTGTGAAGGGAGTGCTTCTCCGAGACAA GTTTGGTGACTCAGTGAAAGGCAACTTGGTTGTAGGTACACTGGCGTGGCCGTCCCCCTGGGTCATCGTGATCGGATCTTTTTTCTCGACGTGCGGCGCAGGCCTTCAGTCACTGACCGGCGCCCCGAGATTGCTGCAGGCCATCGCTAAAGATAACATCATCCCCTTCCTTAGA GTGTTTGGTCACGGTAAAGCTAATGGAGAGCCTACATGGGCTCTGCTGCTAACTGCCTTCATCGCTGAGCTGGGCATCCTCATCGCTTCGCTGGACTTGGTCGCCCCTATTCTTTCCAT GTTTTTCCTGATGTGTTATCTGTTTGTGAATCTAGCATGCGCTCTTCAGACTTTGCTGAGGACCCCCAACTGGAGACCTCGTTTCTCCTATTATCACTg gacGCTCTCGTTTTTGGGGATGGTCATTTGCCTGGCGCTAATGTTCATTTCATCGTGGTACTACGCAATCGTCGCCATGGTGATCGCCAGCATGATTTATAAGTACATCGAGTATAACGG ggcaGAGAAAGAGTGGGGAGATGGAATTAGAGGTCTCTCTCTGAGTGCAGCTCGATTTGCCCTGCTCAGACTAGAGGAGGGGCCACCACACACCAAGAACTGGAG acctCAGCTGCTGGTTTTGCTGAAGCTAGACGAAGACGCTCACGTTAAATCTCCACGCCTGCTGACGTTCGCCTCTCAGCTGAAGGCTGGGAAAGGTTTAACCATCGTGGGCACCGTCATTACCGGAAACTTCCTTTACGCTTACGGCGAGTCGCTTGCCGCTGAACAG acGCTGAAGCACCTGATGGAAAAGGAGCGGGTGAAGGGGTTTGTACAGTGCATTGTGGCACAAAAGCTACGCGAAGGCATCAGTCACATGATCCAGTCAAGCGGCCTGGGCGGCATGCGACCAAACGCGGTGGTGATGGGTTGGCCACACGCCTGGAGACAGAACGAAGACCCGCAAAGCTGGAAAACCTTCATCA ACACCGTGCGCTTGACGACAGCAGCGCACCTCGCTCTAATGGTGCCCAAgaacatctctctctttcccacgAACAGCGAGCCGAACACAGACGGTTACATCGACGTGTGGTGGATCGTGCACGATGGAGGCATGCTCATGCTGCTGCCCTTCCTACTGCGGCAACACAAG GTTTGGCGTAAATGCGGGATGCGCATCTTCACTGTGGCTCAGATGGAGGATAACTCTATACAGATGAAAAAGGACCTGGCCACCTTCCTTTACCACCTGCGCATAGAGGCTGAAGTCGAGGTGGTAGAGATG catGACAGTGATATCAGTGCTTATACATATGAGAGAACCCTGATGATGGAACAGCGATCTCAAATGCTCCGCCAGATGCGCCTCTCCAAATCAGACCGAGACAGAGAG GTATTATTTTGTGGAGAGGAGACTGTCAACTGCAGCCCCATACATAGTGCAGAGAGAAGCAATAATTATGAAGACAGAGGGAGTGAAAGTGAGGGCGAGACAGAGAAAaataga gcacaGCTGGTAAAGGACAGGAACTCGATGCTGCGCTTGACGAGTATTGGCTCCGATGATGACGACGACACCGATGGCGGGACAGAGAAATTTAGCGGAGCTGCTGAGAACAGGCGTGTCCACATGACCTGGACTAAAGACAAAGCACTGGAACTGCGTGCGCAAGCGCACATTCCCTCCGGCTGCAGCACACCCGAGGGCTTCAGAGACATGCTCAGTATCCGGCC GGATCATTCTAATGTCCGGCGCATGCACACAGCAGTCAAACTCAACGAGGTCATCGTAAATAAATCCCATGATGCCCGGCTGGTCCTGCTCAACATGCCAGGACCACCCAAGAACCCAGAGGGAGACGAAAACT ATATGGAGTTTTTGGAGGTTCTGACCGAAGGCCTGGAGCGCGTCCTGTTGGTCAGGGGTGGAGGAAGTGAGGTCATCACCATTTATTCTTGA